ATTTTATGAAGTTAAAATGCCAGCAATTTTTATGTTGGATCATCCTGTTGGTAGCGTTTTAGGACGAGCAAAGTACGGTGATTATTTTGAGTTTAGTCAAAATTGCACCGTTGGAAATAATAAAGGTGTTTATCCAACAATCGGTAATCATGTGCGCATGCAGTCAGGGTCTAAAATTGTGGGTGATTGTAACATAGGCAACAATGTCGTACTGGCGGCAAACACTTATATTAAAGATACAAACATCGAAGATAATTCTGTGGTTTTTGGAAGTTCACCTAATCTGATTGTTAAGCCCATATCCTCAATAAATCAATTCTAAATTTTAGCATCATGATATTTTTTTGTTTACTTTTAGTTAAGGTTTAATCATGCTAATCTCTATTTTTTATTCGTAAGTTATCTAATATGCAGGAAAGAATAGCAGTGATAGCAGCGCATCCTGATGATGAGGCACTGGGATGTGGTGGTTCTTTATTAAAATATAAACATTTTGGTTATGAAATTCATTTATTATTCATGACAGATGGCATCTCTTCGCGTTCAAACTCTACAGATTCAGAGTTTTTAACTAGAAAAAATGGTTATCAAAAAGCATTAGATTTCTTAAAACCAACTTCTTTTGAAAATCTATCGTTTCCGGATAACCAGTTAGATACTGTTTCTATATTAGAGATTACAAAACACGTGGAAAAATTTATTGCGAGAACTCAACCTACCCTTGTATTGACACATTTTTGGAATGATTTAAATATAGATCATTGCATTACAAACCGTGCAACTTTGACAGCTTGCAGGCCAGGAGCAAACAATTTTGTAAGAAAGATTTTATGTTTTGAAATCCCGTCAAGTACTGAATGGGCTATTGGAGATCAAAAATTCAATCCTAATTATTATATTAATATTACAGACTGGATAAGTCATAAGTTAGAATATTTAAAATGTTATGATGATGAAATGCGTGAATTTCCTCATGCACGTTCCTACAATAATATTATCAGCATGCACGAGCATCATGGAGCTTGCGTGAATGTTAAGAGCGCAGAAGCTTTCTATCTGCTTAGAAGCCTGGATTCTTATTAGTGGCTATGAAAATATTTTTTCGTGTTGATGCTTCTGAAAGTATTGGTATTGGGCATTTAAAACGTTGCCAAGTATTGGCAAAGCAATTTATTAAAAAGGGAAGTGAAGTTACGTTTTTTAGTACCAGAGAAACACAGCAATTCTTACCAGTCAATTCAAATGATATCCAATATCAATTTATAGAAGATTTTTGGTCCACATCTTTTTTGCAACAAGCACTAAATTCCGATTTATTTATTGTTGATCACTATGCATTAGGTATTGAATTTGAACAGGAAGTTTCTCAAAAATTAAATACTAACATTTTAGTAATTGATGATTTTAATCATAGGCCTCATTACTGTGATTATTTATTAAATCAAAACTATGGTTTTTCTCCCGAGAGCTACAAAGGTCTAATACCTGAGTTTTGTAAACTATTTCTTGGCCCCACTTATGCTTTATTAGATGAAATATACAGTCAATATCGTCAGGATAAATTTTTTCCAGAAAATGAGGTAGAAAATATATTAATTAATTTTGGAGGTACTGATCCTTATCATTTATGCACTTTTGCATTTGAAGCAGTTAAGGAGCTTGGCTACAAGAGTAGGATAGATATTGTTTTGGGGCATTCTCCAGAGCAAAAAAAAGTGCTTGAAAGACTTATCCAAAACACGACTCCTCAAGTAGTAATGCATGATTATATACCATTGGCACCGTTAATTAGCAGATCAGATTTAATTATAGGGGCAGGTGGAAGTTCTTCTTGGGAGAGATGCTGCCTTGGAAAACCATCGATTATTATTAGTACAAGTCCAGATCAGATGTTAGTAGCAGAGAGATTAGATAATGCGAGCGCTTTAATTTATTTAGGGCATTATGATATGA
Above is a genomic segment from Legionella pneumophila subsp. pascullei containing:
- a CDS encoding transferase yields the protein MQMEITINQLMSLVIKQLETLFFLEDEEKKIVSDMIGYALKRCEFCFSNTDNKYYKKNDQTYFSPYHSGQYTIFLYYLSNSLFEYLPNLTTLADRIYYLNKTLNGLDLFYEVKMPAIFMLDHPVGSVLGRAKYGDYFEFSQNCTVGNNKGVYPTIGNHVRMQSGSKIVGDCNIGNNVVLAANTYIKDTNIEDNSVVFGSSPNLIVKPISSINQF
- a CDS encoding PIG-L deacetylase family protein, with product MQERIAVIAAHPDDEALGCGGSLLKYKHFGYEIHLLFMTDGISSRSNSTDSEFLTRKNGYQKALDFLKPTSFENLSFPDNQLDTVSILEITKHVEKFIARTQPTLVLTHFWNDLNIDHCITNRATLTACRPGANNFVRKILCFEIPSSTEWAIGDQKFNPNYYINITDWISHKLEYLKCYDDEMREFPHARSYNNIISMHEHHGACVNVKSAEAFYLLRSLDSY
- the pseG gene encoding UDP-2,4-diacetamido-2,4,6-trideoxy-beta-L-altropyranose hydrolase — encoded protein: MKIFFRVDASESIGIGHLKRCQVLAKQFIKKGSEVTFFSTRETQQFLPVNSNDIQYQFIEDFWSTSFLQQALNSDLFIVDHYALGIEFEQEVSQKLNTNILVIDDFNHRPHYCDYLLNQNYGFSPESYKGLIPEFCKLFLGPTYALLDEIYSQYRQDKFFPENEVENILINFGGTDPYHLCTFAFEAVKELGYKSRIDIVLGHSPEQKKVLERLIQNTTPQVVMHDYIPLAPLISRSDLIIGAGGSSSWERCCLGKPSIIISTSPDQMLVAERLDNASALIYLGHYDMIGKQKLANAISEISNNHILRNLIASNAHKLCDGLGTQRLVEEIYAEY